A stretch of DNA from Microlunatus sp. Gsoil 973:
GTCACCGTAGCGTGAAACCGGATAATTCTTTCGACCCCGGTCAGGGTCGCCGGGGGTCTGCAGCAGCGCCGGCGAACTCGGCGAGCGCGTCCCCGGTCAGCCGGTAGGTCGTCCAGTCGTCCAGCGGTACGCCCCCGATCCGGTCGTAGACGGCGATCGCGGGCGCGTTCCAGTTGAGGACCACCCACTCCATCCGGGCGAATCCGTTCTCGACGGCGATGGTCGCCAGGTGCCGCAGCAGCGCCCCGCCGAGGCCCTGCCCGCGGAACCGGGGGCGGATGAAAAGATCTTCCAGGTAGAGGCCGTGACGGCCTTCCCAGGTGGAGAAGTTGTAGAAGTACAACGCGAAGCCGGCGGTCTCCCCGCTGTCGGTCTCGGCGATCCGGCAGAACACCTTCGGGTGATCGCTGAACAGGGCGACCCGCAGGTCGGTGGTCGTTGCCTTCGCCTGCTCCGGCGATCTCTCGTACTCGGCGAGTTCCCTGATCAGTGCGACGATCTCGTCGAGATCATCCTCCCGTGCTTCGCGGATCGGCATGCCGGTCACGGTAACCGATCAGGCGGGCGGGTAGGAATCAAGCAGGAACCGAGCAGGCGTCACGCCGCGAGGGCGTGGACATGAACAGGCCCTGGGTCTGTCGACACGGACGACCGCAACGGTCTTCGACAGGCCCAGGACCCAGGGGGAACGCCGGCGAGATCAGCTGGGGTTGTGATCAGGCCGGACGACCGGCGCCGTTGTACGGCATGTACTTCATTTTGATGTATTCGATCGGTTCTCCGGGCCGACCGGCGTGAATCACCTTGCCGTGACCGGCGTAGATCGCCACGTGGCTGCGCCCGCCGTAGAAGAACACCAGGTCGCCGAGCTTCAGGTGGGACTTCTTGACGTGCTTGATCTGGCGGTACTGCGTGGTCGAACTGTGCGACAGGTGGACACCGATCGACCGGTATGCGGCCAGCGTCAGTCCGGAGCAGTCGTATGCCCGCGGGCCGTCCGCGCCGTAGCGGTACGGCTTGCCCAACTGCTTCTTGGCGAACTTCAGCGCACGCTTGCCCTTGCTCGAACCGGTCGAGGACGAGGCGGTCGAGTGGTGGAACAGCGAGGGGCTGGAGACCCGGTGTCCGTCGTGCAGCAGCACGTTCCAGACGCGATGGCCGGCGATGCCGTCCGCCCGCCAGCCGTGCTGGCGCTTGAGATGGTTGACCCGCTTCTTCGTCTTGGACCCGAAGTAGCCGGTGTCGGGGACGTTCTTCCCGTGAGCGCTCAGTTCACGCTGCAGACGGACGACCGCGGTGCCGCGCATTCCGGCATGCAGTTGGGGTGCGCGGTTGGCGACGTTCGCGGACGCAGGTTCGGCGGTCATGGTGACCAGACCGCCGACCATGGCCGCGCCGACCGCCAGACCTGCGGTGGTCCTGCCGGCTCGCTTCAGAAAGGCCGAACCGGTCTGCGCGGCCGGCGTTGCGGCCCGACGCGGTGTTGACTTGCTTCTGCTCGATGGCTTCGACGCACTGAGGTCGGCGCGCCGCGCCGCCGGCTGCTGGCCGGATTGGCGCATGCAATGACTCCCCTCGAATAGACACTGCCCCAGGGGGCGAGGGCCCCGGAGGAGATGCCCGACATCCCGACGTCGTGGCATGGTCAGGGACGTTATCTATTCGAGACATTCGACTGCAAACGCTTCCGGTGGGGACGAGCCAGAAACTGAGGGCTTCCAAAGAGTTCACTGAGTCATCGAAAGTTCAATTCGCAATGTCCTGCGTCGGCTCTGAGCTGACCGGCACTGATATCGGGACTGACATCGGGACTGATAACGGGACTGATATCGGAACTGATTTGGTGCCTCGCGACCGGCCCCGTACCCTAGGTGATGCCGAAGACCGCTGGTCGATCGCACGTTTGGATCCGAAGAGTTCCGATATCGGAACGGCCCGCGCAGGTGAACTGGAAGCTGTCGATGACGGACCTGCTCTGCAGATGATCGGTCATCACCCGCCCCGGTGCCTGCGCACCCGGGGCGCTTTTGTTTCCGGGACACTTCGCTTCCAGGCGTGCCAACACCCGCGGTTCGACGGTACTGGCCGGCAGCTGCCGGCCGTTCGTGAGAAACCGAAGGGAGACCCATGGCGAGGCCGGACAAGGCAGCCGCCGTCGCGGAGCTGAAGGACAGGTTCACCAGCTCCAACGGCGCCGTGCTGACCGAGTACCGCGGTCTCACCGTTGCCGCGCTGCGCGAACTGCGCCGCTCGCTCGGTGAGGACGCCACCTACGCCGTGACGAAGAACACCCTGACCCAGATCGCTGCCCGTGAGGCGGGCATCGACGGGATCGACGAGCAGCTCGCCGGCCCGACAGCGATCGCCTTCATCGACGGTGACCCGGTCACCGTCGCCAAGGGCTTGAGGGACTTCGCCAAGGCGAATCCGCTTCTGGTGATCAAGGGCGGCGTGCTCGAGGGCAAGGCCCTCAGCGCCGACGAGGTGAAGAAGCTCGCGGATCTCGAGTCCCGGGAGACGCTGCTGGCCAAGCTGGCCGGTGCCATGAAGGGCACCATGGCCAACGCCGCTTCCCTCTTCAACGCTCCGCTCAGCCAGGCGGCCCGGGTTGTGGCTGCCCTGGAGGCCAAGGCCAAGGAGGACCCCTCCGTCATCGGGGGCGCCGGCGCTGCCGCCGCCACCGAGCCGGAGGCTGCCGCCGGCGCCGAGGCACCGGAAGCCACCCAGACTGCTGCAGCACCCGCTGCGGAAGACAGCACCCCCGCAGCAGACGCTGCAGACGAGAACTAAGGAAGGACGCCGATCATGGCGAAGCTCAGCACCGAAGAGCTCCTTGATGCCTTCAAGGAGATGACGCTGATCGAGCTCAGCGAGTTCGTGAAGAAGTTCGAGGACACCTTCGAGGTCACCGCGGCCGCCCCGGTCGCCGTTGCCGCCGCTGGTGCCCCGGCCGCCGCAGGTGGCGGCGACGCTGCCGAGGAGGAGGCCGGTTCCGACGAGGTCGACGTGATCCTCGAGTCCGCCGGCGAGAAGAAGATCCAGGTCATCAAGGAGGTGCGCTCGCTCACCTCGCTCGGCCTCAAGGAGGCCAAGGAGCTGGTCGAGAGCGCCCCGAAGGCGGTCCTGGAGAAGGTTGCCAAGGACGCCGCGGACAAGGCCAAGGAGGCCCTCGAGGCCGCCGGTGCCACCGTCACCGTCAAGTGACGCCTGCCTACCGCTGACAACTCGGCAGGCATCTGACAACGCCGCTGCCGCGGTCCCGAAGGGGGTCGCGGCAGCGGCGTTTCGCGTCGGTCACCCCGCTTGGGACGGCCGGACCGATCACACGGCTGGTGACGGTCGCTCCCCGGCGGAGCCGGTCTCCGGCGGCACCACCGCGTAGGACGCGTCGTCCTCGATGTCGACGCGGGAACGGTCGGGCAGCAGCACAACGGCGACGATGGTGACCACCGCACAGAACAGGATGTAGACGCTGATCGCGTACCCGGTCTTGAAACCGCCGATCAGCGCCGTCGCGATGAGCGCCGCCGGACCGCCGGCGACGATGGACGCGAGCTGGTAGCCCAGTCCGGCGCCGGCGTACCGCATCCGGGTCGGGAAGCTCTCCGCGATCAGCGACGCCTGCGGGCCGTACTGCATGGCATGCGGGATCAGGCCGAGCGCCAGCGCCAGGAACACCACCCAGGGGATCTCGGTGTTCAGCATCGCGAAGTAGATGAAGCCCCAGACTCCCATCAGCGCCGCGCCGGTCAGGTAGACGCGCTTGCGCCCGATCCGGTCGGAGAGATGGCCGAAATAGGGCAGGACCAGCAGTTCGACGATGGCCGCCACCATGGTGCCGATCAGGGCGAAGTTGTCGGAGAAACCGCCGTGTTCGGGCAGGGTGACATAGCTCAGTACGAACGCCGTGATGACGTAGAACGGCGCCTGTTCCGACATGCGCGCCAGGGCCGACAGGATGATCTGCTTGGGGTAGCGCCTGATCACCTCGGCCACCGGGGCCCGCTCCACCCGCTGTTCCTGGACGACCCTGGCGAACATCGGCGTCTCCAGGATCCGCAGCCGGATGTACAGGCCGATGCCGACCAGCACCAGGGAGAGTAGGAACGGGATCCGCCAGCCCCATGTGGTGAACGCGTCGCCGGAGATGGTGTTGAAGACCGCCAACAGGGCGGTTGCCAGGATCAGTCCGATCGCGACGCCAAGCTGTGGCCAACTGCCGAACAGGCCGCGGCGCTTCTGGTTGCCCCATTCCATCGAGAGCAGCACCGAGCCGCTCCACTCGCCGCCGACAGCGATCCCCTGGAGGATGCGCATCAGCACCAGCAGCGTCGGCGCCAGCAATCCGAAGGTCCCCGCACCCGGCAGGATGCCGATCACGGTTGTTGACAGGCCCATCATCAGCAGCGTCACGATGAGCATCGCTTTGCGACCGATCCGGTCGCCCCAGTGTCCGAAGATCGCCGCGCCGATCGGTCGGGCGGCGAACCCGACGAAATAGGTCGTGAACGAGGCGAGCAGTCCGACGTAGGTCGTCTGGTTGGGAAAGAAGAGTTTCGGGAAGACGAGTGCGGCGGCACTTCCGTAGAGGAAGTAGTCGTACCACTCGATGGTCGTGCCGACGGTGCTCGCCACCGCCGCCTTGCGTACCTGCCGTCTGTGTTCGGGCGTGTCGACGACCTGTCGAGCGCGCGCCGCGTCCTGCGGATCCAACGTCATTGTTGGTAACCCCTTCGAGTCAGTCCCCGATCCGAGTTACTTCAGTGGTCGATCTATTGCTAGGCCATACTGCTCAGGCCCGGGAGGATTGCGCAACGGCAGCGGAGGTGTCGCCGGGGACCAACGTCCCGACCCGGTGCCGTGGTCCTTGCCGCCGACCCGTCGCTGAGTATGCTCAGTCCCTGTACGGACCCGAGGAGGCCAGAAAACCAGCCGGCAGCCTCGCGCGGTTTGAGGTCGACGGGGACACGGACCGGAAGGTCCTTGAGTGGCGTGCCCGGTGGGGTTTACAATCTGCCGCCCTTGTTGTACTCTGGTATTTCGCCCATGCGTTCCGTCGACCCGTTTCACTTGGATTCACTTGACACGGGTCGTTTGGCGTGCGTGGGTTCGGGACGCGAACCGGAGCTGGTTCGCCCCCGCTCCAAGTAAATAGACCAACCCAACTCCGAACCGCCCGCGAGTTCTCGGAAGGACCACTCTTGGCCGCCTCGCGCACTGCCCCATCTCGCTCCACGAAGTCTGGGAAGTCACCCATCTCCGCTTCCGGCCGAATCTCTTTCGCCAAGATCGACGAACCACTCGAAGTTCCGAATCTGCTGGATCTGCAGACCCGGTCCTTCGACTGGCTGATCGGTAATGACGCGTGGAAGGCACGCGTCGAAGCGGACCTGGCCGCTGGCCGTACCGACGTCAACACCAAATCAGGACTCGAAGAGGTCTTCGAGGAGCTGTCCCCGATCGAGGACTTCTCCCAGACCATGTCGCTGTCGTTCCGCGACTATCGCTTCGAGCCACCCAAGTATTCGGTGGAGGAGTGCAAGGAGCGCGACGTCAATTACGCCGCATCGCTCTTCGTCACCGCCGAGTTCATGAACAACGAGACCGGCGAGATCAAGAGCCAGACCGTTTTCATCGGTGACTTCCCGTTGATGACCGACAAGGGCACCTTCATCGTCAACGGCACCGAGCGGGTCGTCGTCTCCCAGCTCGTCCGGTCCCCGGGCGTCTACTTCGAGCAGACCCCGGACAAGACCTCCGACAAGGAGATCTTCACCGCAAAGATCATTCCGTCGCGCGGTGCGTGGCTGGAGTTCGAGATCGACAAGCGCGACACCGTCGGCGTACGGCTGGACCGCAAGCGCAAGCAGAACGTCACCGTCCTGCTGAAGGCGCTCGGCTGGACCGACGCACAGATCACCGAGCGTTTCGGACAGTACGAGTCCATGCGACTCACCCTGGAGAAGGACCACACCTCGACCCAGGACGAGGCCCTGCTGGACATCTACCGCAAGCTGCGCCCGGGTGAGCCGCCGACCCGTGAGGCCGCTCAGACCCTGCTGGAGAACTACTACTTCAACCCGAAGCGGTACGACCTGGCCAAGGTCGGTCGGTACAAGATCAACAAGAAGCTCGGCCTTGACCTGCCGTTCGACCAGCAGGTGCTGACTATCGACGACATCGTCGCAACGATCGAGTTCGTCGTCGCGCTGCACGAGGGCAAGGAGACCCTGCCGGCTCCCAACGGCAACGGTGATCTTGTCATCGAAGAGGACGACATCGATCACTTCGGCAATCGCCGGTTGCGGACCGTCGGCGAGCTGGTGCAGAACCAGCTGCGCACCGGCCTGTCCCGGATGGAGCGGGTCGTCCGTGACCGGATGACCACTCAGGACGTCGAGGCCATCACCCCGCAGACGTTGATCAACGTCCGCCCGGTGACCGCGGCACTGCGGGAGTTCTTCGGCACTTCCCAGCTGTCGCAGTTCATGGACGACACCAACCCGCTGGCCGGACTCACCCACAAGCGCCGGTTGTCGGCGCTGGGCCCGGGTGGTCTGTCCCGTGATCGGGCCGGCATGGAGGTCCGCGACGTGCACACCAGCCACTATGGCCGGATGTGCCCGATCGAGACCCCGGAAGGCCCGAACATCGGCCTGATCGGTTCGCTGGCGAGCTTCGCCCGGGTGAACGCGTTCGGATTCATCGAGACGCCGTACCGGAAGGTCGTCGATGGTGTCGTGACCGACCAGATCGACTACCTGACCGCCGACGAGGAGGACCGCTTCGACATCGCCCAGGCCAACGCCGCGGTCGATGAGAACGGTCGCTTCACCGAGGAGCGGGTGCTGGTCCGCAAGCGTCACGGCGAGACCGACGAGATCCACGCCGGCGAGGTCGACTACATCGACGTCTCGCCGCGACAGATGGTCTCGGTGGCCACCGCGATGATCCCGTTCCTTGAGCACGACGACGCGTCCCGGGCCCTGATGGGCTCGAACATGCAGCGTCAGGCGGTGCCGCTGGTCCGGTCCGAGGCGCCGTTCGTCGGCACCGGCATGGAATACCGCGGCGCGGTCGACGCTGCCGATGTCACGGTCGCCAAGGCGCCCGGCGTTGTGCAGTCCGTTTCGGCCGACCTGGTCGAGATCGCCCAGGACGACGGCACGTACAAGGTGTACAAGCTGGAGAAGTTCCAGCGGTCCAACCACGGCACCTGCATCAACCAGCGTCCGCTGGTCTCCGCCGGACAGCGCGTCGAGGTCGGTACGCCGATCGCCGACGGTCCCTGCACCGACGGTGGCGAGATGTCGCTCGGCCGCAACCTGCTGGTCGCGTTCATGCCCTGGGAGGGCCTGAACTACGAGGACGCGATCATCCTCAACCAGCGGTTGGTCCAGGACGACGTCCTCACCTCGATCCACATCGAGGAGCACGAGGTCGACGCCCGCGACACCAAGCTGGGCGCGGAGGAGATCACCCGGGACATCCCGAACGTCTCCGAGGAGATGCTGGCCGACCTGGACGAGCGTGGCATCGTCCGGATCGGGGCCGAGGTGGGCACCGGCGACATCCTGGTCGGCAAGGTCACCCCGAAGGGCGAGACCGAGCTGACCCCGGAGGAGCGGCTGCTGCGGGCGATCTTCGGTGAGAAGGCCCGTGAGGTCCGCGACACCTCGCTCAAGGTCCCGCACGGCGAGTCCGGCACCGTCATCGGCGTCCGGGTCTTCGACCGCGAGTCCGACGACGAGCTGTCGCCGGGTGTCAACCAGCTGGTCCGGGTCTACGTCGCCCAGAAGCGGAAGATCCAGGACGGCGACAAGCTCGCCGGCCGGCACGGCAACAAGGGTGTCATCTCCAAGATCCTGCCCGCCGAGGACATGCCGTTCCTTGAGGACGGCACGCCGGTCGACATCATCCTCAACCCGATGGGTGTGCCGAGCCGGATGAACGTCGGTCAGGTGCTGGAGACCCACCTCGGTTGGGTCGGCAAGCAGGGCTGGGACATCGACGGTGTCGACGAGCCCTGGGCGGAGCGGTTGCGCTCGGTCGGCCTGGGCCATGTCGAGGGCGACTCGCGTCTGGCGACGCCGGTCTTCGACGGTGCGCGTGAGGAGGAGATCACCGGTCTGCTCTCCAACACCCTGCCCAACCGGGACGGTCAGCGGATGGTCACCTCCGACGGCAAGGCGCGGTTGTACGACGGCCGCAGTGGCGAGCCGTTCCCGGACCCGGTGGGCGTCGGCTACATCTACATGCTGAAGCTCCACCACCTGGTCGACGACAAGATCCACGCCCGGTCCACCGGCCCGTACTCGATGATCACCCAGCAGCCGCTGGGCGGTAAGGCACAGTTCGGTGGCCAGCGGTTCGGCGAGATGGAGGTCTGGGCGCTCGAGGCGTACGGCGCCGCTTGGGCCCTGCAGGAGTTGCTGACCATCAAGTCCGACGACATCCCGGGCCGCGTCAAGGTCTACGAGGCGATCGTCAAGGGCGAGAACATCCCCGAGCCCGGTATCCCGGAATCGTTCAAGGTGCTGGTCAAGGAGATGAAGTCGCTCTGCCTGAACGTCGAGGTGCTGTCCAGTGACGGCACCGAGGTCGAGCTGCGGGACTCCGACGAGGACAACTACCGCGCCTCCGACGAGTTCGGCATCGATCTCTCCCGGCGCCCGGGCGCCGACCTCGGAGTCGAAGAAGTCTGATCCCGTCGGCGACGGCCCGCCTGTGCGTGACTACCGGCGGGCTTGTCGCGGGATCGGTCCCAAGAGCCAACAACCTCCTCAGTGATTAAGAGATAAGA
This window harbors:
- a CDS encoding GNAT family N-acetyltransferase; this encodes MPIREAREDDLDEIVALIRELAEYERSPEQAKATTTDLRVALFSDHPKVFCRIAETDSGETAGFALYFYNFSTWEGRHGLYLEDLFIRPRFRGQGLGGALLRHLATIAVENGFARMEWVVLNWNAPAIAVYDRIGGVPLDDWTTYRLTGDALAEFAGAAADPRRP
- a CDS encoding NlpC/P60 family protein — encoded protein: MRQSGQQPAARRADLSASKPSSRSKSTPRRAATPAAQTGSAFLKRAGRTTAGLAVGAAMVGGLVTMTAEPASANVANRAPQLHAGMRGTAVVRLQRELSAHGKNVPDTGYFGSKTKKRVNHLKRQHGWRADGIAGHRVWNVLLHDGHRVSSPSLFHHSTASSSTGSSKGKRALKFAKKQLGKPYRYGADGPRAYDCSGLTLAAYRSIGVHLSHSSTTQYRQIKHVKKSHLKLGDLVFFYGGRSHVAIYAGHGKVIHAGRPGEPIEYIKMKYMPYNGAGRPA
- the rplJ gene encoding 50S ribosomal protein L10, coding for MARPDKAAAVAELKDRFTSSNGAVLTEYRGLTVAALRELRRSLGEDATYAVTKNTLTQIAAREAGIDGIDEQLAGPTAIAFIDGDPVTVAKGLRDFAKANPLLVIKGGVLEGKALSADEVKKLADLESRETLLAKLAGAMKGTMANAASLFNAPLSQAARVVAALEAKAKEDPSVIGGAGAAAATEPEAAAGAEAPEATQTAAAPAAEDSTPAADAADEN
- the rplL gene encoding 50S ribosomal protein L7/L12 → MAKLSTEELLDAFKEMTLIELSEFVKKFEDTFEVTAAAPVAVAAAGAPAAAGGGDAAEEEAGSDEVDVILESAGEKKIQVIKEVRSLTSLGLKEAKELVESAPKAVLEKVAKDAADKAKEALEAAGATVTVK
- a CDS encoding MFS transporter; protein product: MTLDPQDAARARQVVDTPEHRRQVRKAAVASTVGTTIEWYDYFLYGSAAALVFPKLFFPNQTTYVGLLASFTTYFVGFAARPIGAAIFGHWGDRIGRKAMLIVTLLMMGLSTTVIGILPGAGTFGLLAPTLLVLMRILQGIAVGGEWSGSVLLSMEWGNQKRRGLFGSWPQLGVAIGLILATALLAVFNTISGDAFTTWGWRIPFLLSLVLVGIGLYIRLRILETPMFARVVQEQRVERAPVAEVIRRYPKQIILSALARMSEQAPFYVITAFVLSYVTLPEHGGFSDNFALIGTMVAAIVELLVLPYFGHLSDRIGRKRVYLTGAALMGVWGFIYFAMLNTEIPWVVFLALALGLIPHAMQYGPQASLIAESFPTRMRYAGAGLGYQLASIVAGGPAALIATALIGGFKTGYAISVYILFCAVVTIVAVVLLPDRSRVDIEDDASYAVVPPETGSAGERPSPAV
- the rpoB gene encoding DNA-directed RNA polymerase subunit beta, with protein sequence MAASRTAPSRSTKSGKSPISASGRISFAKIDEPLEVPNLLDLQTRSFDWLIGNDAWKARVEADLAAGRTDVNTKSGLEEVFEELSPIEDFSQTMSLSFRDYRFEPPKYSVEECKERDVNYAASLFVTAEFMNNETGEIKSQTVFIGDFPLMTDKGTFIVNGTERVVVSQLVRSPGVYFEQTPDKTSDKEIFTAKIIPSRGAWLEFEIDKRDTVGVRLDRKRKQNVTVLLKALGWTDAQITERFGQYESMRLTLEKDHTSTQDEALLDIYRKLRPGEPPTREAAQTLLENYYFNPKRYDLAKVGRYKINKKLGLDLPFDQQVLTIDDIVATIEFVVALHEGKETLPAPNGNGDLVIEEDDIDHFGNRRLRTVGELVQNQLRTGLSRMERVVRDRMTTQDVEAITPQTLINVRPVTAALREFFGTSQLSQFMDDTNPLAGLTHKRRLSALGPGGLSRDRAGMEVRDVHTSHYGRMCPIETPEGPNIGLIGSLASFARVNAFGFIETPYRKVVDGVVTDQIDYLTADEEDRFDIAQANAAVDENGRFTEERVLVRKRHGETDEIHAGEVDYIDVSPRQMVSVATAMIPFLEHDDASRALMGSNMQRQAVPLVRSEAPFVGTGMEYRGAVDAADVTVAKAPGVVQSVSADLVEIAQDDGTYKVYKLEKFQRSNHGTCINQRPLVSAGQRVEVGTPIADGPCTDGGEMSLGRNLLVAFMPWEGLNYEDAIILNQRLVQDDVLTSIHIEEHEVDARDTKLGAEEITRDIPNVSEEMLADLDERGIVRIGAEVGTGDILVGKVTPKGETELTPEERLLRAIFGEKAREVRDTSLKVPHGESGTVIGVRVFDRESDDELSPGVNQLVRVYVAQKRKIQDGDKLAGRHGNKGVISKILPAEDMPFLEDGTPVDIILNPMGVPSRMNVGQVLETHLGWVGKQGWDIDGVDEPWAERLRSVGLGHVEGDSRLATPVFDGAREEEITGLLSNTLPNRDGQRMVTSDGKARLYDGRSGEPFPDPVGVGYIYMLKLHHLVDDKIHARSTGPYSMITQQPLGGKAQFGGQRFGEMEVWALEAYGAAWALQELLTIKSDDIPGRVKVYEAIVKGENIPEPGIPESFKVLVKEMKSLCLNVEVLSSDGTEVELRDSDEDNYRASDEFGIDLSRRPGADLGVEEV